A single window of Streptomyces cathayae DNA harbors:
- a CDS encoding GNAT family N-acetyltransferase, giving the protein MTSSAATPRAVTPRTDIDVRPITETEFEDWNRALNIGFLREPTPAREELDARRPEFRPGRSLGAFDGGRCVATLRSFAQELTAVGGAAVPADAISNVTVSPTHRRRGLLTRMMAQDLAAAKERGDVVATLIAAEYPIYGRYGFGPATWMTEWTVDVPRSGLDPRWAGPEDGGRVDLVDAEDVRKLGPELHERLRVAQPGAVSRTEHWWKFATGALSHRPTWTEPCFAVYRSADGEVEGMVSYKADDHWDDSMQPQNTASVNWLLAVSPAAERALWHYLCSIDWIVKVKSGWRAPDDLLPSFLPDPRAATVTIQTDWLWVRVLDVVRALEARTYGAAGTLVLEVVDGSGPAGGRYRLEASADGTGACAATTESADLTLDVAGLASLWLGDESAVRLAALGRVREERAGAARQADALLRTSRRPWCPDLF; this is encoded by the coding sequence ATGACCTCCAGCGCCGCCACCCCCCGTGCCGTCACCCCCCGCACCGACATCGACGTACGCCCGATCACCGAGACCGAGTTCGAGGACTGGAACCGGGCGCTGAACATCGGGTTCCTGCGCGAGCCCACCCCCGCCCGGGAGGAGCTCGACGCGCGGCGCCCGGAGTTCCGGCCGGGCCGGTCGCTGGGGGCCTTCGACGGCGGCCGGTGTGTCGCGACGCTCCGCTCCTTCGCGCAGGAGCTCACCGCCGTCGGCGGCGCCGCCGTGCCCGCCGACGCCATATCGAACGTCACCGTCAGCCCCACCCACCGCCGGCGCGGCCTGCTGACCCGCATGATGGCCCAGGACCTCGCCGCCGCGAAGGAGCGCGGGGACGTCGTCGCGACGCTCATCGCCGCCGAGTACCCGATCTACGGCCGGTACGGCTTCGGCCCCGCCACCTGGATGACCGAGTGGACCGTCGACGTCCCGCGCAGCGGCCTCGACCCGCGCTGGGCGGGCCCGGAGGACGGCGGACGCGTCGACCTCGTGGACGCCGAGGACGTACGCAAGCTCGGCCCGGAGCTGCACGAGCGGCTGCGGGTGGCCCAGCCGGGTGCCGTCAGCCGTACGGAGCACTGGTGGAAGTTCGCCACCGGAGCCCTGAGCCACCGCCCGACCTGGACCGAGCCCTGCTTCGCCGTGTACCGCTCGGCGGACGGCGAGGTCGAGGGCATGGTCTCCTACAAGGCGGACGACCACTGGGACGACTCCATGCAGCCGCAGAACACGGCGAGTGTGAACTGGCTGCTCGCGGTGAGCCCGGCCGCGGAGCGCGCGCTCTGGCACTACCTGTGCTCGATCGACTGGATCGTGAAGGTGAAGAGCGGCTGGCGGGCCCCCGACGACCTGCTCCCGTCCTTCCTGCCGGACCCGCGTGCGGCAACCGTGACGATCCAGACGGACTGGCTGTGGGTGCGCGTCCTGGACGTCGTACGGGCGCTGGAGGCCCGGACGTACGGCGCGGCGGGGACGCTGGTGCTGGAGGTGGTGGACGGCTCGGGACCGGCCGGTGGCCGCTACCGGCTGGAGGCGTCGGCGGACGGGACCGGAGCCTGCGCGGCGACCACGGAGAGCGCCGATCTGACGCTGGACGTCGCCGGGTTGGCGTCGCTGTGGCTGGGCGACGAGTCGGCGGTGCGGCTGGCGGCGCTGGGCCGGGTGCGGGAAGAACGAGCGGGCGCCGCCCGTCAGGCCGACGCCCTGCTGCGTACGTCCAGGCGCCCGTGGTGCCCGGACCTCTTCTGA
- a CDS encoding winged helix-turn-helix domain-containing protein produces the protein MVVDPEYAPVNGRKRSQRPQHPQRTHREVADELRARIRSGELSAGRRMPTQARLAGEFGVERGTVRQALRSLQSERLLGNVSKGAPATVAVCLTAMSLTLAIGEPLRQIHAGRLKPAKVDVRVLLPGRDIDLAFPVAVEGRDDGHAVHERWLSMRNAQGQVLRHDPLALRATHGIDVRVSFRALPSTPPVKLYLLNGTEVLFAFGQGTGTRDATFVEQSRLWFDALRGTISSEPVLTD, from the coding sequence TTGGTCGTGGACCCGGAATACGCCCCTGTCAATGGACGGAAGAGGTCACAGCGGCCACAGCACCCACAGCGGACACATCGCGAGGTGGCCGACGAGTTGCGCGCCCGGATCAGGTCCGGGGAACTGAGTGCCGGCCGGCGCATGCCCACCCAGGCCCGGCTCGCCGGGGAGTTCGGCGTCGAGCGCGGTACCGTGCGCCAGGCGCTGCGCAGCCTGCAGTCCGAGAGGCTCCTCGGCAACGTCTCCAAGGGTGCCCCGGCGACCGTCGCCGTCTGCCTGACCGCCATGTCCCTCACCCTCGCGATCGGCGAACCGCTGCGCCAGATCCATGCCGGGCGACTGAAACCGGCCAAGGTCGACGTCCGTGTCCTGCTCCCCGGCCGGGACATCGACCTCGCCTTCCCGGTGGCGGTCGAGGGCCGCGACGACGGCCACGCCGTGCACGAGCGGTGGCTGTCGATGCGCAACGCCCAGGGCCAGGTGCTCCGGCACGACCCGCTCGCCCTGCGCGCCACCCACGGCATCGACGTCCGCGTCTCCTTCCGGGCCCTGCCCTCCACCCCGCCGGTGAAGCTGTACCTGCTCAACGGCACGGAGGTGCTGTTCGCCTTCGGACAGGGCACCGGGACGCGGGACGCCACCTTCGTGGAGCAGTCCCGTCTGTGGTTCGACGCACTGCGGGGGACGATCAGTTCGGAGCCGGTGCTCACCGACTGA
- a CDS encoding HAD family hydrolase — protein MVRRPLGNHHNGPDTLLVTSDTTRTDPVTHESEKDRKPSRDPSEPSDPNELNELSHLIRGARVVLWDFDGPICRLFAGHSAERVAKELVEWLEGRGLHGLLTEPERESPDPHAVLRAVDRRHPGSDLVEELEARLTQEELRATSSALPTPYADPLIRTWTAVGSRQAITTNNSPDVVRTYLADRDLLDCFAPHVYGRTQQLSRLKPDPHCINRALSAMGAAPDSALMIGDTPSDLYAAKAAGVPFLGYARNERKGKVLRDAGATTVLSSLQPLLDHIRSAPQA, from the coding sequence GTGGTTCGACGCCCTCTGGGAAACCATCACAACGGACCTGACACTCTCCTAGTGACTTCTGATACGACACGGACCGATCCGGTGACACACGAGTCCGAGAAGGACCGAAAGCCCTCCAGGGACCCGAGCGAACCGAGCGATCCGAACGAGCTGAACGAGCTGAGCCATCTGATCAGAGGTGCCCGTGTGGTGCTGTGGGACTTCGACGGGCCGATCTGCCGCCTGTTCGCGGGCCATTCGGCGGAGCGGGTGGCGAAGGAGCTCGTCGAGTGGCTGGAGGGGCGGGGGCTGCACGGCCTGCTGACGGAGCCCGAACGCGAGTCCCCGGACCCGCACGCGGTGCTCCGCGCCGTGGACCGCCGCCACCCGGGCAGTGACCTGGTGGAGGAACTGGAGGCACGGCTCACCCAGGAGGAACTGCGCGCCACCTCCTCGGCGCTGCCCACCCCCTACGCCGACCCGCTGATCCGCACCTGGACCGCGGTGGGCTCCCGGCAGGCCATCACCACGAACAACTCCCCCGACGTGGTCCGCACGTACCTTGCCGACCGCGACCTCCTCGACTGCTTCGCCCCCCACGTCTACGGCCGCACCCAGCAGCTCAGCCGGCTCAAACCGGACCCCCACTGCATCAACCGCGCCCTGAGCGCCATGGGCGCGGCCCCGGACTCCGCCCTGATGATCGGCGACACCCCCTCCGACCTGTACGCCGCGAAGGCGGCCGGCGTGCCCTTCCTCGGCTACGCCCGCAACGAGCGGAAGGGAAAGGTGCTGCGGGACGCGGGCGCCACCACGGTCCTGTCCTCCCTGCAACCCCTCCTCGACCACATCCGCTCCGCCCCTCAGGCCTGA
- a CDS encoding winged helix-turn-helix domain-containing protein encodes MVVTQENVAVNGSRRTSPQEIAGILRERIRAGELKAGERLPTQAELAAEFGVERGVVRQALRILREGGLLSNVSKGSPPRVAVPAPAPDEPQRTMVGLAPRLTEAFSAAHVRIDVVCHTSETLMVALGEPVRLIHEGTLHPESIEFRVLLPSRKINLAFPVLVDEDADGGDPVHERWLQMRNAQAQVLQHNLQAVRHTHGIDVHVRFRALPFTPPVKLYLLNGQEALFGYYMLARREEEWGTQTLDMYDALGSQSLLFLFTRHAGQAGHRDQVFVEESQKWFDALWETITTDLTLS; translated from the coding sequence TTGGTCGTGACCCAGGAGAACGTCGCAGTGAACGGCAGCAGAAGGACATCGCCCCAGGAGATCGCCGGCATCCTGCGCGAACGCATCCGCGCCGGGGAGCTCAAGGCCGGTGAGCGCCTGCCCACCCAGGCCGAGCTCGCCGCGGAGTTCGGCGTGGAGCGCGGTGTCGTCCGCCAGGCCCTGCGCATCCTTCGGGAGGGCGGCCTCCTGAGCAACGTCAGCAAGGGCAGCCCGCCCCGGGTCGCCGTACCGGCCCCCGCCCCCGACGAACCCCAGCGGACCATGGTCGGCCTGGCCCCCCGCCTCACCGAGGCCTTCTCGGCGGCGCACGTCCGCATCGACGTCGTGTGCCACACCTCCGAGACCCTGATGGTCGCCCTCGGCGAACCCGTGCGGCTGATCCACGAGGGCACGCTCCACCCCGAGTCGATCGAGTTCCGTGTCCTCCTGCCGTCCCGGAAGATCAACCTGGCCTTCCCCGTCCTGGTCGACGAGGACGCCGACGGCGGGGACCCGGTGCACGAGCGGTGGCTGCAGATGCGCAACGCCCAGGCCCAGGTGCTCCAGCACAACCTGCAGGCCGTCCGCCACACCCACGGCATCGACGTCCACGTCAGGTTCCGCGCCCTGCCCTTCACCCCGCCGGTGAAGCTCTACCTGCTCAACGGGCAGGAGGCGCTCTTCGGGTACTACATGCTCGCCAGGCGCGAGGAGGAGTGGGGCACCCAGACCCTGGACATGTACGACGCCCTCGGCTCCCAGTCCCTGCTCTTCCTCTTCACCAGACATGCCGGACAGGCCGGACACCGGGACCAGGTGTTCGTGGAGGAATCCCAGAAGTGGTTCGACGCCCTCTGGGAAACCATCACAACGGACCTGACACTCTCCTAG
- a CDS encoding MerR family transcriptional regulator encodes MGLLTIGAFAKVSRLSPKALRLYDELGLLTPARVDPVTGYRSYAPEQLDRARLVAWLRRLGMPLARIQHVCTLEAGPAAQEIRAFRAQFEADTAARRDLAVFLIDHLSRKDPAMPPVTEPLGIRYAALSDTGLVRESNQDTVYAGSRLLAVADGYGGRGAVASAAAVDALKPLETDGIPAGPLLNVLEDAIDRAEHAVHGAAGNGPSSEEDGTTLTAMLWTGSQLALVHIGDSRAYLLRDGELSRITHDHTVVQSMVDEGRLSPEEAASHPQRSLLVRALGRGADATPDMRLHDARRGDRYLLCSDGLPAVVPAEEIHRVLSGTGEPEQAVRGLIALANGSGGPDNVSCLVADVVALQR; translated from the coding sequence ATGGGGCTGCTGACCATCGGGGCGTTCGCGAAGGTGTCCCGGCTGTCGCCGAAGGCACTGCGCCTGTACGACGAACTCGGCCTGCTGACCCCCGCCCGCGTCGACCCGGTGACCGGCTACCGCTCCTACGCACCGGAACAACTGGACCGGGCCCGGCTGGTCGCCTGGCTCCGGCGCCTGGGAATGCCCCTCGCCCGCATCCAGCACGTCTGCACGCTGGAGGCGGGCCCGGCGGCCCAGGAGATCCGCGCATTCCGGGCCCAGTTCGAAGCCGACACCGCCGCACGGCGGGACCTGGCCGTCTTCCTCATCGACCATCTCTCCAGGAAGGACCCCGCCATGCCCCCGGTCACCGAGCCCCTGGGAATCCGTTACGCCGCACTGTCCGACACGGGCCTGGTCCGCGAGAGCAACCAGGACACCGTTTACGCCGGTTCCCGCCTGCTCGCCGTCGCCGACGGCTACGGCGGCCGAGGAGCCGTGGCGAGCGCGGCCGCCGTCGACGCGCTCAAGCCCCTCGAAACCGACGGCATCCCGGCGGGCCCTCTCCTCAACGTCCTCGAGGACGCGATCGACCGGGCCGAGCACGCGGTGCACGGCGCCGCCGGGAACGGCCCCTCATCCGAAGAGGACGGCACCACACTCACCGCGATGCTCTGGACCGGCTCCCAGCTGGCCCTCGTCCACATCGGCGACTCCCGGGCGTACCTCCTGCGCGACGGAGAGCTGTCCCGGATCACCCACGACCACACCGTGGTGCAGTCGATGGTCGACGAAGGACGCCTCAGCCCGGAAGAGGCCGCCTCCCACCCCCAGCGGTCGCTGCTGGTACGAGCCCTGGGCCGAGGAGCCGACGCCACCCCCGACATGCGCCTGCACGACGCCCGGCGGGGGGACCGGTACCTGCTCTGCTCCGACGGTCTGCCGGCCGTCGTACCGGCCGAGGAGATCCACCGGGTGCTCTCCGGGACCGGGGAACCCGAGCAGGCGGTCCGTGGACTCATCGCCCTGGCCAACGGCTCCGGCGGTCCCGACAACGTCAGTTGCCTGGTCGCCGATGTCGTGGCGCTCCAACGGTGA
- a CDS encoding phosphotransferase family protein: MGAPSLPRPAPGKRLAPDPGYRAFVDLAVREGRSISGHHNQNHVVPVTPAMAEPLGRAVGTPVTVRVRRAEALPVVIRTWQNEEEILDAIEGALPHVPRCLAKGDGFAIHSYVEGVPLSGLCANGKPVDTLLMKTLAGLLARMARVRRDTLPPLPSVWPRDETDGQGFLRTLAHLADQQIRRPNWSTFGGLFVALGVPEDALTGLAGRIPAMARRPYSLLHTDLHRDNLIVSYGGDPPLICVDWELATYGDPLHDLATHLVRMRYPGHQRPEVVDAWADAMREVRPAAVNGLDKDLRHYLAFERAQSVYPDVMRAARSLEESFTRKGLDEATARVRRALEAAARPLRLANVPGQREIESALFRWLVSRDRHGRGGRGVITTALNWAGDRRLDPPDDFPGSAVREALTVEGAAPAGRVFKGTVHLNTVVRMSSSTRLVVVRRRLPEACRREHGFLSEHAVLRAIEDTPVAVAAPRALALGVSHPDGPFAIHTYEGPGDVDRPPEHPVNGLLPHEADGLVDQLRALTLVDFRRLDPLAGERGFHRRLKDQLVTLVAELPGSSQLLARQLGLPDADRLRQILSRHEVSHRKPSLLHGDLNPWNLVRRGDAFALTLIDWEMALVGDPLHDLVRHMHLTPTRPEIRERMFRRWERGLPSEYTRDWRKDWQVYRLLEIVRSAYVDLDRIVTGASLDASNVRRAVGSYAVTLAVATGSLGLPVRTTATPYLARALVQSGAVRGGASRSGSRG, encoded by the coding sequence GTGGGCGCACCTTCGCTTCCCCGTCCCGCCCCCGGGAAGCGCCTTGCGCCCGACCCCGGATACCGCGCCTTCGTCGACCTGGCTGTGCGGGAGGGACGGTCGATCAGCGGCCACCACAACCAGAACCACGTCGTACCGGTCACACCGGCCATGGCGGAACCACTGGGCCGTGCTGTCGGTACGCCCGTCACCGTGCGGGTCCGGCGCGCCGAGGCGCTGCCGGTGGTGATCAGAACCTGGCAGAACGAGGAGGAGATCCTCGACGCCATCGAGGGAGCCCTGCCGCACGTGCCCCGGTGTCTGGCCAAGGGGGACGGCTTCGCGATCCACAGTTATGTGGAGGGCGTACCGCTCTCCGGCCTCTGCGCGAACGGCAAACCGGTCGACACCCTGCTCATGAAGACGCTGGCGGGGCTGCTGGCCCGGATGGCCCGGGTGCGGCGCGACACGCTGCCTCCGCTGCCGTCCGTCTGGCCCCGCGACGAGACGGACGGCCAGGGGTTCCTCCGGACGCTGGCCCACCTGGCGGACCAGCAGATCAGACGGCCCAACTGGTCCACGTTCGGGGGACTGTTCGTGGCCCTCGGCGTTCCCGAGGACGCCCTGACCGGGCTGGCCGGGCGGATCCCCGCCATGGCACGACGGCCGTACAGCCTGCTCCACACGGACCTGCACCGCGACAATCTCATCGTGTCGTACGGTGGCGATCCGCCCCTCATCTGCGTCGACTGGGAGCTCGCGACCTACGGCGACCCCCTGCACGACCTCGCGACCCATCTGGTGCGGATGCGGTACCCGGGTCACCAACGGCCCGAGGTGGTCGACGCCTGGGCGGACGCCATGCGGGAGGTCCGGCCGGCCGCCGTCAACGGCCTGGACAAGGACCTGCGCCACTATCTGGCCTTCGAACGGGCGCAGAGCGTGTACCCCGATGTGATGAGGGCGGCGCGGTCCCTGGAGGAGTCGTTCACCCGGAAGGGTCTGGACGAGGCCACGGCCCGGGTGCGCAGGGCGCTCGAGGCGGCCGCCCGCCCGCTGCGGCTCGCGAACGTGCCCGGACAGCGGGAGATCGAGAGCGCCCTGTTCCGCTGGCTGGTGTCCCGGGACCGGCACGGTCGTGGCGGTCGCGGTGTGATCACCACGGCCCTGAACTGGGCGGGGGACCGGCGTCTCGACCCGCCCGACGACTTCCCCGGGTCCGCGGTGCGCGAGGCCCTGACGGTGGAGGGGGCCGCGCCTGCGGGCCGCGTGTTCAAGGGGACCGTGCACCTCAACACCGTGGTGCGGATGTCGAGTTCGACCCGTCTCGTGGTCGTCCGGCGGAGACTGCCCGAGGCGTGTCGCCGGGAACACGGCTTCCTCAGCGAGCACGCCGTCCTGCGAGCCATCGAGGACACACCCGTCGCCGTGGCCGCGCCGAGGGCCCTGGCACTGGGCGTCAGTCACCCGGACGGCCCCTTCGCCATCCACACCTACGAGGGCCCGGGCGACGTCGACCGCCCCCCGGAGCACCCGGTGAACGGCCTGCTGCCGCACGAGGCGGACGGCCTCGTGGACCAGCTCCGCGCCCTGACCCTGGTGGACTTCAGACGGCTCGATCCGCTGGCCGGGGAGCGGGGCTTCCACCGCCGGCTGAAAGACCAACTGGTCACCCTGGTGGCCGAACTGCCCGGGAGCTCCCAACTGCTGGCACGACAGCTGGGACTGCCGGACGCCGACCGCCTTCGGCAGATCCTCTCCCGGCACGAGGTGAGCCACCGGAAGCCGTCCCTGCTGCACGGAGATCTCAACCCGTGGAACCTGGTCCGCAGGGGAGACGCCTTCGCACTGACCCTCATCGACTGGGAGATGGCCCTGGTCGGCGACCCGCTCCACGACCTGGTGCGGCACATGCATCTGACGCCCACCCGCCCGGAGATCCGCGAGCGGATGTTCCGCCGCTGGGAACGCGGGCTGCCGTCCGAGTACACCCGTGACTGGCGGAAGGACTGGCAGGTGTACCGCCTGCTGGAGATCGTGCGCTCCGCCTACGTCGACCTCGATCGCATCGTGACCGGCGCGAGCCTGGACGCCTCCAACGTCCGGCGCGCGGTGGGCTCCTACGCGGTCACCCTGGCCGTCGCGACCGGCTCCCTGGGCCTGCCCGTCCGCACCACCGCCACCCCGTATCTGGCGCGCGCCCTGGTGCAGTCGGGTGCGGTGCGGGGTGGTGCGTCCCGGTCCGGGAGCCGAGGCTGA
- the rox gene encoding rifampin monooxygenase, producing the protein MVDVIVVGGGPTGLMLAGELRLHGVRVVVLERLTEPTEQSRGRGLHARSVEMLDQRGLLDRFLEVSEKFQVGGLFGGIVKPWPDRLDTAHPYGLSTLQPVTERLLGERALELGAEIRRGCEVVGLSQDEDGVTVELANAGVAAGRRGEARLRARYLVGCDGGRSVVRKRLGVGFPGEPATVETLLGDMEMTEDPETVASVVAEVRRTQLRFGVIPNDDGKEGVFRVIVPADGVAEDGATAPTLEEFKQQLRACAGTDFGVHSPRWLSRFGDATRQAERYRVGRVLLAGDAAHIHPPTGGQGLNLGVQDAFNLGWKLAAVVAGWAPEGLLDSYHAERHPVGAAVLDNTRAQIALLGTDPGATALRELFSKLMDFEEVNRYVTEMITATGVRYDFGEGHELLGRRMRDVRLKQGRLYELMHGGRGLLLDRTGRLSVAGWADRVDHVVDTVDSDDTGEEPDVPAVLLRPDGHVAWAGHDQHDLLNHLPRWFGAPTA; encoded by the coding sequence ATCGTCGACGTGATCGTGGTCGGTGGCGGACCGACCGGCCTGATGCTGGCGGGGGAGCTGCGGCTGCACGGCGTACGTGTGGTCGTACTGGAGCGGCTGACCGAGCCGACCGAGCAGTCACGCGGCCGCGGGCTGCACGCGCGCAGCGTCGAGATGCTGGACCAGCGCGGTCTGCTGGACCGGTTCCTCGAGGTCAGCGAGAAGTTCCAGGTCGGCGGTCTCTTCGGCGGCATCGTGAAGCCGTGGCCGGACCGTTTGGACACGGCTCACCCGTACGGCCTCTCCACCCTGCAACCGGTCACCGAACGGCTGCTGGGTGAGCGTGCCCTCGAGCTCGGCGCCGAGATCCGGCGCGGCTGCGAAGTGGTCGGCCTGAGCCAGGACGAGGACGGGGTGACCGTCGAGCTGGCCAATGCGGGCGTAGCCGCCGGGCGAAGGGGAGAAGCGCGGCTGCGCGCCCGCTACCTCGTCGGCTGCGACGGGGGCCGCAGCGTGGTGCGCAAGCGGCTCGGCGTCGGTTTCCCCGGCGAGCCCGCCACGGTCGAGACGCTGCTGGGCGACATGGAGATGACCGAGGACCCGGAGACGGTCGCCTCCGTCGTCGCGGAGGTCCGCAGGACCCAGCTGCGGTTCGGCGTCATCCCCAACGACGACGGGAAGGAGGGCGTCTTCCGCGTGATCGTGCCCGCCGACGGTGTGGCCGAGGACGGTGCGACCGCGCCGACCCTCGAGGAGTTCAAGCAGCAGCTGCGGGCCTGCGCGGGCACCGACTTCGGCGTGCACTCCCCACGCTGGCTGTCCCGGTTCGGCGACGCCACCCGGCAGGCCGAGCGCTACCGGGTCGGCCGGGTGCTGCTGGCCGGCGACGCGGCGCACATCCACCCGCCGACCGGCGGACAGGGGCTCAACCTCGGCGTCCAGGACGCCTTCAACCTCGGCTGGAAGCTGGCCGCCGTGGTGGCCGGCTGGGCGCCGGAAGGACTGCTGGACAGCTACCACGCCGAACGGCACCCGGTCGGCGCGGCCGTGCTGGACAACACCCGCGCGCAGATCGCGCTGTTGGGCACCGATCCGGGCGCGACCGCGCTGCGGGAACTGTTCTCGAAGCTGATGGACTTCGAGGAGGTGAACCGGTACGTCACCGAGATGATCACCGCGACCGGAGTCCGCTACGACTTCGGCGAGGGACACGAACTGCTCGGCCGCCGGATGCGGGACGTCCGGCTGAAGCAGGGCCGCCTCTACGAGCTGATGCACGGCGGCCGCGGACTGCTGCTCGACCGGACCGGCCGGCTCTCGGTGGCAGGCTGGGCCGACCGCGTCGACCACGTCGTCGACACCGTCGACAGCGACGACACCGGTGAGGAACCGGACGTCCCCGCGGTGCTGCTGCGGCCGGACGGCCACGTGGCATGGGCCGGCCACGATCAGCACGACCTCCTCAACCACCTGCCCCGGTGGTTCGGCGCCCCCACCGCCTGA
- a CDS encoding vWA domain-containing protein, whose protein sequence is MSGTQNYINHVALVLDASSSMSHLSGKVVEVADQQIAYLARRSRELDQETRVTVYVFADKVECVIYDKDVLRMPSLKQMYRVGGMTALLAAALKSQRELAQTAQLYGDHSFLTFVLTDGQENASHRCPDAPARSQRELIGAVAEMFQTQKDNWTLAVLVPDQMGKREAMQCGFPKDNIAIWDATSTQGLEEAGQVIQQATEKFMVGRTQGIRGSRAVFSTGADAVNKDTIKAAGLSPVDPSKYQLIPVARDAGIKEWVLECGHAYRTGGAFYQLSKSEKVQAQKQIAVLEKKTDRVYTGPEARALLGLPDVEVRVKPDHNDDFTIFVQSTSVNRKLVAHTRLLLML, encoded by the coding sequence ATGTCTGGAACCCAGAACTACATCAACCACGTTGCCCTTGTCCTGGATGCCAGTTCGTCCATGTCGCACCTGAGCGGCAAGGTCGTCGAAGTCGCCGACCAGCAGATCGCGTACCTCGCCCGCCGGTCCAGGGAACTGGACCAGGAGACCCGCGTCACGGTGTACGTCTTCGCCGACAAGGTGGAGTGCGTCATCTACGACAAGGACGTGCTGCGGATGCCGTCGCTGAAGCAGATGTACCGGGTCGGGGGGATGACGGCTCTGCTGGCGGCCGCACTGAAGTCCCAGCGGGAGCTGGCGCAGACGGCCCAACTGTACGGCGACCACAGCTTCCTGACGTTCGTCCTCACCGACGGACAGGAGAACGCGAGCCACCGCTGCCCGGACGCCCCTGCCAGGAGTCAGCGTGAACTGATAGGTGCCGTGGCCGAGATGTTCCAGACCCAGAAGGACAACTGGACGCTGGCTGTCCTGGTGCCGGACCAGATGGGCAAGCGCGAGGCCATGCAGTGCGGCTTCCCGAAGGACAACATCGCCATCTGGGACGCCACGAGCACGCAGGGGCTGGAGGAGGCCGGGCAGGTCATCCAGCAGGCCACCGAGAAGTTCATGGTGGGCCGCACCCAGGGCATCCGGGGCTCGCGGGCGGTGTTCTCCACGGGTGCGGACGCGGTCAACAAGGACACCATCAAGGCGGCCGGCCTCTCCCCGGTGGATCCGTCGAAGTACCAGCTGATCCCGGTGGCCCGTGACGCGGGGATCAAGGAGTGGGTCCTCGAATGCGGGCACGCCTACCGTACCGGTGGTGCGTTCTACCAGCTGAGCAAGTCGGAGAAGGTCCAGGCGCAGAAGCAGATCGCGGTGCTGGAGAAGAAGACGGACCGGGTGTACACGGGACCCGAGGCCCGCGCCCTGCTCGGCCTGCCGGACGTGGAGGTCCGCGTCAAGCCGGACCACAACGACGACTTCACGATCTTCGTGCAGAGCACCAGCGTGAACCGGAAGCTCGTGGCGCACACCCGGCTGCTGCTCATGCTCTGA
- a CDS encoding transposase family protein: MLRWFRERGCVHCLARDAGVSRATGYRYLHEGIDVLAAPAPDLHQVLDQCRRAGMTHVILDGTLVETDRLAGVRDNGNDWCFSQKHKAFGGNVQFLAAPDGTPLWISDVEPGSTPDITAARIHAFPALGKAAADGLPTLADKGYIGAGIGSLVPVRRPKGQSEQALHTDMRTTNSLIRGVRALGERAAAREGIEMFTGFDSSTGAERLLLGCDGRRRRGPVLRIGAPASGRWKWLCDGDRAGPPVRLIGSVPEDVEPAVGEFRHLPNQGRLRDVRLGPGRRTGERAVGDAGRPGEVDGAPPSVRDPVRDEAGRRPEGAPVRPPFARPVGTVLRTHRPCGASGVTGDVRAPRPSG; this comes from the coding sequence GTGCTGCGCTGGTTCCGCGAACGCGGATGCGTCCACTGCCTGGCCCGCGACGCCGGCGTCTCCCGGGCCACCGGCTACCGCTACCTGCACGAAGGCATCGACGTCCTCGCCGCCCCGGCCCCGGACCTGCACCAGGTCCTGGACCAGTGCCGACGCGCGGGGATGACCCACGTGATCCTCGACGGCACTCTCGTCGAAACGGACCGCCTCGCCGGCGTCCGCGACAACGGCAACGACTGGTGTTTCAGCCAAAAACACAAGGCGTTCGGCGGCAACGTCCAGTTCCTGGCCGCCCCGGACGGCACCCCGCTGTGGATCTCCGACGTCGAACCCGGCTCCACCCCCGACATCACCGCCGCCCGCATCCACGCGTTCCCCGCCCTGGGCAAGGCGGCGGCCGACGGCCTGCCCACCCTGGCCGACAAGGGCTACATCGGCGCCGGCATCGGCAGCCTCGTCCCGGTCCGCCGCCCGAAGGGCCAGTCAGAACAGGCTCTGCACACCGACATGCGCACCACCAACAGCCTGATCAGAGGCGTCCGGGCCCTCGGCGAACGCGCCGCCGCCCGAGAGGGAATCGAAATGTTCACGGGTTTCGACAGCAGCACTGGCGCGGAGAGGTTGCTGCTGGGGTGCGATGGCCGACGCCGTCGGGGTCCAGTGCTCCGCATCGGTGCGCCGGCTTCAGGCAGGTGGAAGTGGCTTTGTGACGGTGACCGTGCCGGTCCACCAGTCCGGTTGATCGGGTCCGTGCCAGAGGACGTCGAGCCGGCGGTGGGCGAGTTCCGCCACCTTCCGAACCAGGGCCGCCTGCGCGATGTCCGGCTCGGACCAGGGCGGAGGACCGGCGAGCGCGCCGTCGGCGATGCCGGCCGGCCCGGTGAAGTGGACGGCGCACCTCCATCCGTCCGGGATCCGGTACGGGACGAGGCTGGTCGGCGTCCCGAGGGTGCGCCAGTACGACCGCCGTTCGCTCGCCCTGTCGGCACGGTACTGCGGACTCACCGCCCATGCGGCGCGTCCGGCGTCACCGGGGACGTACGCGCCCCCCGACCGTCCGGATAA